In Gemmobacter sp., the sequence CGACGGGTCCATGCATGTGCTGTGGGTCAACACGGTGCTGCACTGGGATGCCGTCCTGGTGCGCGAGTCGAAGAAGCCCGCCTGGAACGTCACCAAATTCCAGTCGATCATGAAGTGGCCCGACCGCATGGACCTGTGGGAGGCTTTCGAGGAAGCCTATCACAACGAGGGCGAAGACGCGGCGATGGCCTTCTACAAGGCCCGCAAGGCCGAGATGGACGCCGGGGCCGTGGTTAACTGGCCTTCGATGCAGCCGCTGGCCTGGCTGATGCTCCAGCGCGCCGGAGGGCACGACAGCTTTGCCACCGAATACCAGAACCAGCCGATCTCCGAGGGCAACCCATTCGCCAAGCTGGTGTTCTGGACTGTGCCCTTGCGCGACTGGATCCATTTCGGGGCCATTGACCCGTCGCTCGGCAAGAACGGCAAGGGTCGCGACCCGTCGGCGATCCTGATCGGAGGCTTTGACCGGCTGTCAGGAAAGATGGATGTGGTCGAGGCGTCGATACGCAAGCGGCTGCCAGACATCATCATCTCCGACACGATCCAGCTGCAGCGTGAATACCGCGCACTTCTGTGGTTCGTCGAAAGCGTCCAGTTCCAGGAATTCCTGCGCACCAGCCTTATGACCGAGGCGGCAAAGCAGGGGGTCGGGATCTCGGCCGTGCCGATCACGCCCATCGCCGACAAGAACCTGCGCATCGAGCGGCTGCAGCCCCCTGTCGCGGCCGGACTGATCCGGTTTGCCCCGACCCACACCACGCTGATCGAGCAGCTGCAACAATGGCCGAACGGCGCCCATGACGACGGCCCGGACTGCCTGGACATGCTCTGGCAGAACACGCTGCTCTACGCGGGTGGCGGGATGGCCGGACAGATGCAGACGGCCGCCGCCCCGTCTGGCGGCTTCGGCATGGGCGGATTCCGGCTGGGCGGGGGGTGGTGAGATGGCGATGCGATATCGCTGGGTCGCACCAGACGGCCGGCGCGGCCGCTGGCGAAAGACCCTTGAAGGTTCGCTGATCTCGGCAGTGTCAGTTGCGAAGTCGGCTCCGCACCAAGGGCTTAGGCTGGCGTTTGATCTCACGGTTTCCCTGCACCTGTGGCCTGACCTGAAGGCAGCTGGGTGGCGCTTCGAGAAAGAAAGGACGAGCCGGAAATGACCCGTTGGAAGCATCGCCCTGCGCGGGCTGCGTCTCGTCAGGCATCCTTCGCAGAGCCCGCCCGCAAGAACCTGCCGACCGAGGCGAAGGCGCTGATTGCCAGCGTCGCCAACGACATCACCATCCCTTATTTCACGGGGGTGTTGCAGCATGCCGACGACACGCTGATCCAGCAGGGCGGCGGCAAGGGCCTTGCAATCTATGACGAGATCAAGCGCGATACCCATGCCTCGTCCATGCTGCAAAAGCGGATCTCTGCCGTCACCTCCCGCGACTGGGAGGTTGAGCCGGGTGGTGATCGCCCGATCGACAAGGAAGCGGCCGACCTGGTCGCGGCCTGCCTTGACGCCTTGCCGTTTGACAAGATCTGCGAGGATCTGCTCGACGCCACCCTGAAGGGATTTGCGGTGGCCGAGGTGATCTGGGCGCGCGAGGGCAGCGGCATCCTGCCGGTAGCGATCAAGGCCCATGACCAGCGCCGCTTCGTCTTTGACCGCGACTGGCGGCCCCGGCTGCTGACCTGGACCGCCTTGCGTGAAGGTGAGGAGCTGCCCGAGCGCAAGTTCATCGTCCACCGGGTGGGTGTGAAAGGGAACAATCCCTACGGCCTCGGCCTGGGCAGCAAGCTGTTCTGGGCTGTGCTGTTCAAGCGCGAAGGCATCACGTTCTGGCTGCACTTCCTGGAAAAATTCGCCGGCCCCACGGTCATCGGCAAGACGCCCTATGGCACCCTGACCGAGGAACAGAACCGGCTGCTGAACACCCTGACCTCGATCCGAACCAGCTCGGCGGTCACGGTGCCGATCGGGACTGATGTCGAGTTTCTCGAGGCCAGCCGGGGCGGCAACGTCAGCTATGAAGGGTTCATCTCCTATTGGGACCGGCAGATTTCCATCTGCGTGACCGGCGAGACCCTGACCACCCAAGTCAGTGCCGACGGCGGTTCGCGTGCTCTGGGCGACGTCCACCAGGAGCAGCTGGAGGTGATCGGCGATAGCGATGGCGACGGGCTGACCGACACCTTCCGCGACAGCCTGGCGCGGTGGATTGTCGACTACAACCTGCCCGGCGCGGCGGTGCCGTCGATCCGGCGCGTCAGGGCCAAGAACGAAAAGGCCGAGGCCGAAACCCAGAAAGCCAAGGCAGACGCGGCCGAGGCCTCGGACCGGGCGATCCGTGCCGTGGTCAAGGCTGCGGCCAAGTTCGAGGATGATCAGGTCGCGCGCGAATACATCGTCAGCTTCCCGGTGACCGACCGCTTGTCGGACAAGACCATCGACGCCCTGGTGGCCGCGCGCCACGCCTTTGTCAGCGAGCCGGCCGAGGAGCCCGATGCCTTCGCCACGGCCGACCCGGCGATGTTCACGGCCATGCGGCTCAAAAAAAAACGCTGACGCAAAGGCACGTCTGTTTCGCTGAGCCAGGCGGGCCGGTCGAGCGGATCACCGTTCAGGCCGTCGCAGCTGTCGAGAGGCATTTCACCCGACGGATCGGCACGATCCGGGCGGCGATCGTCAAGGCGGGGGAGACCTCGGCCGGGGATGGGTTCCAGGACGCGGCACTGGCAGCGCTGCTCGAGCTGGCGGCGACATGGACGCCTGACGCCCTTGCCGCGACCCTTGGCCAGGCGATGCAGCTGGCAGGTCTGGAAGGCCGAGAGGCGGTGTTCGCCGATGGAGCTGGCAGGGCCTTTGCCGATCCGGACCTGATCCGTCAGGAATTCCGCGAGCAGATCGAATTCCTGACACAGAAGCGCGGCAAGCCCACCCGCGCCTGGACCGATGCGATGCACGGGGTTCACGACCGCGCCTTCGTCGTCGCCGGAGCGACCGATCTTGCCATGCTGGAGGAATTCCAGGCCGCCATAATCGACGGCGCCCGGACCTATGACAGCGCCGCTTTCGCCCAGGAGTTCGACCGGATCGTCGAGAAATACGGCTGGTCTTACAACGGCGGCCGCGAATGGCGCATCCAGACCATCTTCGAGACCAACATCCGCACCAGCTATATGGCCGGCCGCCTTCAACAGATGCGCGACCCGGATGTGGTGAAGGCGCGGCCCTACTGGCAATACCTGCATGCCGACACCCGGGTGCCGATGAACCCGCGCCCGCTACACCTGTCCTGGGACGGCCGGATCCTGATGTGGGACGATCCCTGGTGGGACGTGTATTTCCCGCCGAACGACTGGGGCTGCAGCTGCGGCGTTCGGACGCTGGCCCTGTCGGACCTGCGGCGCATGGGCCGCGAGGGGCCTGACCCGTCGCCCGGCATCACCCGCAGGCCCTATACCCACAAGGCCAGCGGCGAGACCGTGATGCTGCCCGAGGGGGCGGGCTACGGCTGGGACTACATGCCGGGGGATCACTGGGAGCGGGGCCTGGTGCCTTCGGCCTGGACGGATGACGGCGGGCAAGGCAATGCGGATGGTGGTTCCACGAGTGGCGCCCGGAACCTCGTGGACATCACCCAGCCGATGCCCATCGAGGAGCTGGCCGCCAAGGCGCGACCCTTCACCGCTCCGCTGCTTGATCCTGGCCTGCCGGTTGAGGCCTATCTGCGCGCCTTCCTGAACCCCTTGGGCGCCGACATCGGGCAGCCCAACCTGTTCATTGATCAGACGGGGGCACGGATGCCGATTTCCGAGCTGATGCTCATCGACCATCTGGGTCGCCTGAAGATTGGTAAGCGCGGCAGGGAGGTCCATCTGGCCCGGCTGGCAGAAACCATTCTCGACCCGGACGAAATCTGGCTGGGGGTCACGGCCAAGACGGTCCCTGGCTTCGGCGATGCCGAAGAGCTGATCGTTGATCGGCGCTACGTGCGCTTCGACGGCAGCACGGGGGGCTTCGGCGTGTTCCAGGTGGGGCGGCGCTGGTGGGAGGCGATCACGGTCTATCCTGTCGCGGAAAGCAATCCAGGCAGGACCATGCGACAACTCGACCGCAGAAGGGGCGGTAAGCTGCTCTGGAGCCGGTTGTGGAAACCTGGCCGACCGGGGTGATCCGGGCAGCCGTGCCGGGGCGCTAGCAGGAGCATCACCGCTCATCGCAGGACCGACGCGCCAAATCTAGCAACGACGCAAAGGAATTTCAACGATGACAGGCATCAGCATCAAGGTCGAGTTGCGCCAACAGGAGGCCCGTGACAGGTTGCAGGCCATTCTGAACCGCATGGACCGCAAGCAGCCATTCTACAAGAGCGTCGGCGAAAGGCTGATGGCGTCGGTGCCGGACAGGTTCCGCACCGAGACTGACCCGGATGGCGTCCCCTGGAAGCCGCTGGCCCCGGCCACAGTCAAGGCCCGAACCCGGAAGAAGCAGCTGCCACTGACGATCTTGCGGTCCAACACGCGCAGAAAGTCTGGCTCTGCGCTTGCCGGGTCGATCAATATGCAGGTTTCCGAGGAGGAGGTGCGGGTTGGATCGTCACATGAGCTTGCGGCTGTCCACCAGTTAGGCGTCACGATCCAGCGGCCAGCGCGCGATGCCAAAATCTATCGCATCAAAGACAAGACCGGGCAGATCGGCCGGCGTTTTGCCGCCAAGGAAAAAGCGAACCACGTCACCGATGTGAAGATCCCGGCCTATAGCATCACCATTCCCGCCCGCCCCTTCCTCGGCATCACAAAAGCAGATGAAGCTGCCATCCTGGACCAGGCTGTGGACTGGCTGACCCGCTGAATTTGGCCGGCCGCGACAGCGGCCCGCTGGGCGGCCTTCCGAGTGCGGGGGTATCCAGAGCCGCGAGGGGCCGCCGACCCCTGTTAGCCCCCTGTCAGGATCGCTGCACGGGGCTATTCCGCCCCGCCGGGCACGGAGGGGCTTGATCGGCGGCGGTCCCGGGCGCATCCTGCCCGCGGATCGCCCCTCCGAACGGGGCGCTGACCGGACATGAGGTCCGGGCGAAAGCCCCCCGAAAATCCGTGCATGGTCTGCCAGACGCAGCTTCTGGATGACCCGCATGACCGGCACTCCCACCCTGACCGCCCGGATCGAAGTGTTCCGCCCCGGCACTTTCAAGCCGATGGACGGTGCGCCGATTACCTTTTCGGCGGCAGAGCTGCGGGCGATTGCCGATGCTTATGATCCCGAGACCGCGCCTTCGCCTATCGTGGTCGGGCATCCCGAGACCGATGCGCCGGCCTTTGGCTGGGTCGACAGCTTCGAGTACGACCAGGGCGACGAGCGCCTCTACGCCAACCTGCACCAGATCGAGCCGCAGTTCGCCGAACTGGTGAAGGCTGGGCGCTTCAAGAAGGTCTCGATGGCCTATTTCTCCCCGACCCAGGCGCACAACCCGGTGCCCGGCACCTGGTATCCCAAGCATCTCGGCTTCCTGGGCGCGGCTGCGCCCGGTGTGCCCGGGCTCAAGAATGTCAAATTCTCGGCCGCTGACCCGGCCGGTGCGGTGTTCACGGCCGCTTTCGGCGATCCGGGTTTCGAGGAGGCGGCATCGCTGTTTCGCAAGCTGCGCGAATTCTTCATCGATCAGTTCGGAATGGAGGGTGCCGACAAGGCCCTGCCGAACTGGCAGATCGAATGGCTGGGCGCCGTGGGCTCATCGAGCACCCCCGCATATGCCGCCCCGGCCGAACCCGCCCCAATCGTTCCCAAGCCAAAGGAGCCCGCTGTGACCCAGCAGCCCGACCCGGCCTTCGCTGCGCGCGAGGCCGACATCTCTGCCCGTGAGGCCGAGCTTGCCCGCCGCGAGGCCGCCGCCGCCCATTCCGGGCATGTCGCCTTTGCCGAAAGCCTGATCCAGGAGGGCCGGCTGATCCCGGCGCTGAAGGACAAGGTCGTCGCCATCTTCGATGCGCTGCCGGGCCACAAGTCCGTGGCTTTTGCCGAAGGCTCCGAAAAGCTGACACCCGGCGCCGCCTTGCGCGAGGTGTTCCAGGCGATGCCGAAGGTGGTCAACTTCGGCGAGGCCGAACTGGGCGATGACCCGGGCGCAGGCAAGGGTGCGGCTTTTGCCGCCGACGGCAAGGCTGTCGATGCGGCGGCCCTCGCGATCCACGACAAGGCGCTGGCCTATCAGCGCGCCCATCCCGGCACCGGCTTCATCGACGCCGTCAAGGCCGTGTCCTGAAGGAACCCGCCATGCAGTTTTTCCGCGACGTTCTGACCCACACGGTTACCTCTGCCAGCCTGTGGGAGGCCTATGACCTCGTCGGCTTCGACGGGGCGAAGATCACCACGGCCGATGCGGCGGTGATGGGGGTCGCCAAAAGCCCCAATACGGTGATCGGCGATGCCGGCGCCGTCATGCTTTCGGGCATTGCCCGGGTCAAGGCGGTGGGCACCATCACCCGTGGCGGCAAGGTCGTCTCGGCGGCGGCCGGCGGCGTCCAGGCCCAGGGCGCCGGCACCAATCCTTTCGCCGTCGCGCTGACGACCGCCGCCAACGGCGAGTTCGTCACCATCCTCATCACCCGCTGAAGGAGAGGCCCTGATGCCCCCCGTCAATACCCGCACCGCTGCCGTCGTCGACCCGATCCTGTCGACGCATGCGCGCGGCTACCGCAATGCCGAGTTCATCAGCCACCTGCTGTTCCCGCGCGTGACCGTGCCGAACCGTTCGATGCGGACATTGAAGTTCGGCAAGGAGAGCTTCCGCATGATGAACACCCGGCGCGCGCCGGGGGCGACCAAGCTGCGCGTCCAGTACGGCTATGCCTCGGACCCGATCTCGCTCGTCCAGGACGCGCTCGAGGGTGTGGTGCCGATCGAGCACCAGGAAGAGGCCATGTCGGTACCCGGCATCGACCTTGGCCAGGGCGCGATCAACATGGTGCTGGATGTGGTCGATCTCGGTCTCGAGTTCGAATGTGCCCAGATGGCCCGGACGCTGGCCAACTATGCCACCTCGAACCGGGTGACGCTGACCACCACCGCACGCTGGACCGATGCCGCCTCGACACCCCGGGCCGACATCAAGGAAGGCAACGAAGTCATTCGCCGGATGACCGGGCGCTACGCCAACACGCTGATCCTTGGCCCGAATGCCAAGAACGCGCTGACAGACCATGCCTCGATCAAGGACCAGTTCAAATATACCAGCGCCCAGTCGATCACGCTGGCGATGCTGGCGGCGGCGCTGGAGCTCGAGAACGTCGTGGTGGGCAAAGCGGTCTATCTGCCCGAAACCGCAGCCGACACGGTCGCGGCGACCGATGTCTGGGGGGATGACGCGATCCTGGCCTATGTGCCGACGGGCAGCAACTATCAGGTGCCGGCCTATGGCTACACCTACGAGCTGTCGGGCTATCCGCAGGTCGAACAGCCCTATTTCGAACGGGCGAACGATAGCTGGATCTACCCGACCAAGACCGAACGCCGTCCCTACATCGTGGGGGCAGATGCGGGCTTTCTGTTCCAGAACGCGGGGCAAGGCTGATGTCGGGTGATCTGATCAAGGTCCGCATCACCGCCCCGGTGAAGCTCGGGCCGCGCTGGCTGCGTCCGGGCGACGAGCCGGAGGTGACGGCCGACGACCGCGCACAGCTCGAGGCGGCCGGTGCGGTTGAGCGCGACCCGGATGCGACGCAGGTCGTGCTGACGGGGACGCCGGTGCGCGCGTTCACGCAGTCCGAGTTCGAAACCGCCACTGCCGTCACCGCACAGATGTTGGCCGAGGCCATGCTCGATGCGGCGCTTGAGGAGGTCACCACCCAGCTCAGAGCCGAGAAGGCCGCTCTGCTGGCCCGCGCCGTCGAGGCAGAGGCACAGCGCGACATGCTCCAGGACCGCGTCCTTGAACTGCAGGACCAGCTTTCGGCAGCTACGGCGGCTGCCGGACAGGCTGTGGCGGCGGATGGCCAGCACCCCACCACGGGTGGCGCTGCTGCCCCGGACCAACCCGATACCCCCGAGCCGAGCGAGACGGCCGCCAAGACCACCCCGAAGAAGGGTGCAGCGGCCAAACCCAAGGGCTGACCGCCCCCCGGGCGGGCCGGTTTACATCGGCCCGCCCAACCGCACCCTGTCAGGATTTCCGCCATGACCACTAAAGTCACCGTCCACGCCAACCACGGCTGGCCCGTCGATGTGACCGTCATCCATACCGACGGCAGCCCGTTTCTTGGCGGCCCGATCCGGGTTCCGGTCGGCGCGACCCGCGACTTCTTCGTGCATTCCGGGGCTGATCTGCGGATCCACGAGGTCCAGCCGTCCGAGCTGGGGGCAACGGCAGGCGACGTTGCGCGACCGAACACCGGGCTTCCCGTCTCGGGCTATCGCCCCCAGTCCGACAAGGCCGTCGCCATCGTCAACGAGAACAAGGCGGCCGAGGAGCGCATTCTGCGCAAGCTTGACAGCCTGGCACAGGATCCGGCTGTCGACCGCCGCTGGCTCGCGATTGCGCGCACCAACATCGAACAGGGGTTCATGGCCATGAACCGGGCGGTGTTTCAGCCGGGTCGCGTCGCGCTGCCCGAGGATCAGGCCGAGGACTGACCCATGCCTTACGCCACCCTTGACGATCTGGTCGAACGTGCTGGCATCGCCGAGATCCGGCAGATTGCCGATCGCGACCGTGACGGCACGCCCGACCCGGATGTGGTGGCGGCGGCGCTGCGGGATGCCGATGACGCGATCGACGGCTATCTTGGCGCGCGATACGATCTGCCGCTGCCCTCGGTCCCGCCCCAGTTGCGGCCCTGGGCGGTGTCGATCGCTCGCTATGTCCTGCACCGCAATGGCGGCCCGGAACATGTCGTCCGGGACTACAAGGACGCCATCGCCGCGCTGAAGGATGTCGCGCGCGGGTTGATCGCCTTGCCGGTTGCTTCCGGCGAAACCGCGCCGACGGCCGTCACCGGCCAGACCATGGCAGCGCATCCGCCCCAGGTGTTCACGCCCACCAAGCTCGCAGGGTGGAACTGATGCTGGCCGATCTGCATGCCCATCTGAAACTCACCCTGCCGGCGGAACGCTGGGACGGCGTCGAGATCGCCGAGGATATCGACGAGCTGACCCGGCTGGCCGGCCAGGTGGAGCACGGGACCGCGATCATCATGCCCTGGGGCGAACGGGCCGAACCGCAGGCGCTGGCCACCGGCGGCTTTCGCCAGCTGGTGCGCGAGCAATACGCCGTGGGCGTCGTGATCCGCATCTTCGACGACCGGATGGGTGGCGACCGCGCGATCCAGTTCACCACCTTCAAGTCTGACCTCGAGGCCGCGCTGGCCGGCTGGGAGGCGCCCGATGGCGTCGACCCGTTCGAGCTGGTGGGCGGCGAAGGCAGCCCCATCGACACAGGTGTCAGCATTTACGTCCAGACCTGGACGGTCACCCGTTTCCTGACAGGAGCCTGACCATGGAACGCCCAGAAACCGGCGGCGTGTGGATCCGTGATCCGAAGACCGGCGCGCTGGCCCCGTTTGACGCCCCGATCCCGCCTGCCGCTCCGAAGGCTGACCCGCCTGCGGCGCCGGCCGAAAATACTGCGCCCGAGGCGGCACCGCCCGCGCGCCTCAAGAAAGGACGCTGATATGGCCACTGCCCCGTTCCGCCGCGCAAAACGCCTGGCGATGCTGCTCAAACCCGAAACCGTCTACAGCACCGATGCCACCCCGGCGGCAGCCGATGCGATCATCGGCTCGAATGTCAGCTTCACCCCGCTCGAGGGGGAAGAGGTCCGGCGCGATCTGCTGCTGCCCTACCTGGGCAACCAGGGCGCCATCATGACGGCCGAATATGGTCGGGTGGAATTCGATGTCGAGATCGCCGGCGCCGGTGCGGCGGGTACCCCGCCGAAGTGGGGGCCGCTTCTGCGCACGGCCGGGTTCGCGGCGACGGTCACGGCATCGACCAACGTCACCTATACGATTGTCGAGGACTCGGTCGAAAGCGGCACGCTCTATTTCGTGCAGGACAAGGTGCGTCACATCTTCCTCGGCGGGCAGGCCAACATCGCACTGAACCTTACCGCCAAGCAAATCCCGAAGTTTCGGGTGACCTATGTCGGTCTGCTGGGTACCGTGTCGGATGTCGGGTCGATGCCGGCCGTCTCCATGACGGGCTGGACGAAGCCGGTGCCGGTCTCGAAGGCGAATACGGTCCTGACCCTGCACGGCTGGTCGGCGGTGGCCGAAAGCATCTCGCTCGACGTCGGCAATACCCTGACGCCGCGCCACCTGATCGGCGACGAGCGGATCCTGATCGAGGATCGCCAGACCACCGGCACGGCGGTGGTCGAGGCGCGCAGCATGGGCACCATCGACTGGTTCGCGCGCGCTCGTGCGAGCACCCGGGGAGCACTGTCGCTGGTGCATGGCGCCACGGCTGGAAACATCATCGAGATTTCGGCGCCGGCCGTGGAGATCGGCAAGCCTGGCCAGGGCGAGACCAACGGGGTGGTCAACTACAGCCTCCCGCTGCGCATCTGCCCGGATGCCGGTCGCGACGAGATCACCATCATCGCCCGCTGACCCCTGTGAAGGGCCGTTAAAGGCCCCTTCACCCCCCTTTCTGACCCTAGGAACACCCCATGAAATTCGTCCTGTCTAAAACCAACCGTTACTGGTGGCCCGTCACGGTTCGCCTGCCGGACCCGGACCAGCCGGGCAAGATGCTCGAACAGACGCTGAAGATCCTGTTCGAACCCAAGGATCAGGATGACGCGCTGGCAGAACAGACCCGCATCGCCGCAATCAAGGATCCGCGCGCACAGGTGCTGGCCGAGCGGGAGGCGCTGGCCGATGTCTGCAAGGGCTGGGATGACATCGTGGACGACGACAAGACGGCGATCCCCTTCACCCCGGAAAACCTGATGGCAGCGCTGCAAAAGGCATGGTTCCGGGCGGCCGTCTATCGTGCCTACGGCGAAAGCCTGAGCGGCGAAGAAGCCCGACTGGGAAACTGACGGCGGTTGCGCGGGCCTGGGCGCATGGGCGCCTGGGTCGTCAGGACAGCACGACCCCCGCCGCGATCGATGAGGAACTTGCCGACCAGTTCGCGATGCTGGGTGTCCTGGTCCCGGCGGAACTCATCACGGCCGAGGTCGCCGACCACGAGTGTGTCGAAGTCCTTCCGGTCAACTGGCCTTCGGTGCTGGCGTTTCTTGCCTGCGAAACGCAGTGGCGCACTGCCGGCACCCTCGCAGGGCTGATCTGGCTGGGGCTCGATTATCCGGCGGTTGACGTGGTGCTGCGCCGGGTCGCCCCGGAGGCGGATTTCCGGGATTTGCAGGTCATGGAGCGCGGTGCGCTGGAAGTCTTTGGGGAGGCCGGTTGATGTCCGTTCGCCAGTTCGTCTTTTCGCTCCTGTTCAAGGGCGACAATTCCCAGGCCAAGGCCGCTACCCGCGAGCTGAAGGAGGAAGTCACCGACCTTTCGGAGGCGACCCAGGCTGCCAAACCCGCCACCGACAGCAATACGGAAGCCACCCGGCGGAACGCGACTGCCAAGCGCGAAGCGGCCGAGGCTGCGCGGCAGTTGGAAAAGGCCGAAGAAGAGGCTCGCAAGGCTGTCGAGCGGGCGTCCGGCGTCCGTCCAGGCGCAACGCCCGTGGTGCCGGGAGCAAATCCGGTTCCTGGCGGAGTTCCGGGCAACCCGGGCGGCACGCCCGGGCTTGGTCCGCAGGACATCGAAAAGCTGAAGGCCTCCTATGTGCCCCTGTTCTCGGTCCAGCGGACCTATCAGGAGGAACTGGCGAAGCTCGACAGTGCCGAGGTCAAGGCAGCACTTAGCGCCGATGAACATGCCGCAGCCAAGCGCCGGCTGGAATTTGGCTATGAGCGCACCGTGGAAGGTCTGCGGCGCGCCGATGCCGCCATGATGGGCAATGCCCGGACGATGAAGCTCCAGGCGCATGAGGCCCGGAACCTGACGTTTCAGATGAACGACACGTTCCAGTCCCTGGCACTTGGCATGCCGCCATTGCAGGTGCTGCTGCAACAGGGGCCGCAGATCACGCAGATCTTCGGTGGCATCGGCAATACCCTGCGCGCCTTGCGCGGAGTGCTGACCGGGATGCGGCTGTTGCTGGGAGGCACTGCGACGGCGGTGATCGGCGGCGCGCTGGCCTGGGACCAGTATCTGAAATCCACCAAGGCGGTCGAAGTTGCCCTGATGGGGCGGGGCAATCGCCAAGGTGCTGATCCCGGCATGATAGAGATGGCCGCCCGCAGTGGGGCCGAACGGGCGAACATCTCGGTGTCGCGTGGGCGCGACATCGCAACGCAGCTGATCGGCTCGGGCCAGATCGGCGGGCGCAACATCGAAGGCCTGGTGGGGATTTCGTCGGACTTCGCGGCCGCCCTGCGCCTGGCCAGCGCCGAAGATGCGGCGGCGGAACTTGCCAAGCTGTTCAGCGATCCCGCGAAGGGCGCGCAGGAACTGCTGGGCAAGCACAACCTGCTGGACGATGCGACGGTGCGCGAGGTCCAGCGCCTCATGGCCGGCAACGACACCTTCGGCGCCCAGGCCTATCTCCTGGAACAACTCCGTCCGCGCATCGATGGCGCGGCGCGCGTCTCGTCGCATGCTGTGGGCCGAGGCTGGGGCGCGACGTGGCGTGGTCTCTCCAACATCTGGGACAGCGCGGGCGGCGCGATCAGCTCGGCAACCGGAACCTCTGAGAAACCCCTGCAAGAGCGCATCCAGGAAATGGAGGCCCAGCTGGAAGTTTGGGGTCAGGGACCGCTGGCCCGGCCGGATGCCCAAGGGCCGATGGCAGAGCGCCGCCGCGCTGCGGTAGATCACCTGCAGAATGAATTGGCCGCCTTGCGAGCTCAGCAGGCTGCGCTGGCGCGCGACGCAGAGACGGGCGTGTCGCGTCAGCAGGGCACCCGGTCTCTGGCCCTGGCCGAACCCGCACCTGCCAACGCCTCGCGTCTGCGCGAGCGGCAGATGCGCGACAATCTGACCGCGCTGCGGGCCGGCAGCGAGTCGCCCGACCTCTCGGCCGAACAGCGCGAGGAGGTTGCCCGGGCGATTGATGGCCAAAGCGCCGCGCTCGATGCGCTGACCAACCGCCAGGCACGGGCTGTCCAGCTTGATCGGCTGTCGATCCAGCTGGCCGGTGAAATGAACCCCCTGCGCCGGGCCGAAATCGCAGCCATCCAGGCGCGGATGAAGGCAGAGGAAGATGCACTTGCCATCGGGGATCGGGACAAGGCGGCCGCCGACGCCCGCCGCCAGTCGCTGACAGAAACCCTTGCCGGGGTGGCCGGCCAGTCTGCCGCGATGGCTGCAGAGGCCGATGCCCGCGACAAGCTGAATGCTCTGGTTGCCTCGGGCATGGTTGCGGCATCGCAGGCAGATACCTGGCTGGAACGGGAACTGACGCTGCGCCCGCTGCTGACTGCGGCGGCCCAAGCTGAAGGGCAGGAAAAAGCCGATCTGGAGGCCGAGATCCGCAAGCTGGAAAAGGCGTATGCGGATCTTGCCCGCATCCGGCGGCAGGATGCCCTGCAGTCCGACGAACGGGCATCGCGCGACCGCATCGCAGATCTCCAGCTGGAGGCCGAGCTTGTCGGTAAAACCGCCGACGAGCGTATCCGCGCCCAGGCGCTGGCCCAGGCAAACCGCTGGATCCGGGATCAGCAGCTTGACCCGAAAGGCCCTGAGGCCGAAGACAAGCGACTGCGCGCGCTCAACGAGGCCGAGGCCCAGTTGCACCGCGACCGCCTGCAGCGGCGTCAGGATCTGCAGACCAGCCAGATGCTCGCGGGCTACGATGCAGCCGCGCGGACGGCACCTAACCCG encodes:
- a CDS encoding DUF1320 domain-containing protein, whose translation is MPYATLDDLVERAGIAEIRQIADRDRDGTPDPDVVAAALRDADDAIDGYLGARYDLPLPSVPPQLRPWAVSIARYVLHRNGGPEHVVRDYKDAIAALKDVARGLIALPVASGETAPTAVTGQTMAAHPPQVFTPTKLAGWN
- a CDS encoding phage tail tube protein: MATAPFRRAKRLAMLLKPETVYSTDATPAAADAIIGSNVSFTPLEGEEVRRDLLLPYLGNQGAIMTAEYGRVEFDVEIAGAGAAGTPPKWGPLLRTAGFAATVTASTNVTYTIVEDSVESGTLYFVQDKVRHIFLGGQANIALNLTAKQIPKFRVTYVGLLGTVSDVGSMPAVSMTGWTKPVPVSKANTVLTLHGWSAVAESISLDVGNTLTPRHLIGDERILIEDRQTTGTAVVEARSMGTIDWFARARASTRGALSLVHGATAGNIIEISAPAVEIGKPGQGETNGVVNYSLPLRICPDAGRDEITIIAR
- a CDS encoding DUF1799 domain-containing protein, with translation MLGVLVPAELITAEVADHECVEVLPVNWPSVLAFLACETQWRTAGTLAGLIWLGLDYPAVDVVLRRVAPEADFRDLQVMERGALEVFGEAG
- a CDS encoding phage tail length tape measure family protein, with the protein product MSVRQFVFSLLFKGDNSQAKAATRELKEEVTDLSEATQAAKPATDSNTEATRRNATAKREAAEAARQLEKAEEEARKAVERASGVRPGATPVVPGANPVPGGVPGNPGGTPGLGPQDIEKLKASYVPLFSVQRTYQEELAKLDSAEVKAALSADEHAAAKRRLEFGYERTVEGLRRADAAMMGNARTMKLQAHEARNLTFQMNDTFQSLALGMPPLQVLLQQGPQITQIFGGIGNTLRALRGVLTGMRLLLGGTATAVIGGALAWDQYLKSTKAVEVALMGRGNRQGADPGMIEMAARSGAERANISVSRGRDIATQLIGSGQIGGRNIEGLVGISSDFAAALRLASAEDAAAELAKLFSDPAKGAQELLGKHNLLDDATVREVQRLMAGNDTFGAQAYLLEQLRPRIDGAARVSSHAVGRGWGATWRGLSNIWDSAGGAISSATGTSEKPLQERIQEMEAQLEVWGQGPLARPDAQGPMAERRRAAVDHLQNELAALRAQQAALARDAETGVSRQQGTRSLALAEPAPANASRLRERQMRDNLTALRAGSESPDLSAEQREEVARAIDGQSAALDALTNRQARAVQLDRLSIQLAGEMNPLRRAEIAAIQARMKAEEDALAIGDRDKAAADARRQSLTETLAGVAGQSAAMAAEADARDKLNALVASGMVAASQADTWLERELTLRPLLTAAAQAEGQEKADLEAEIRKLEKAYADLARIRRQDALQSDERASRDRIADLQLEAELVGKTADERIRAQALAQANRWIRDQQLDPKGPEAEDKRLRALNEAEAQLHRDRLQRRQDLQTSQMLAGYDAAARTAPNPIVRADIEAQREYARVLRETGDAEEAAARAALVRSAAMTELRAGLQDVLRGQDEQIARLRLEIDLAGSSASARSRALAVHDAEVQARQMGLEAGSREVEQMKARAAGIADLTSELERQRDAWDKVHQAAEGMIDGPIDALLKGDIKGALASFAEEFAGLYAELAWKNPLKNRMLGTNYATLDDVGGMGGIIGRIFGGAQAEPLAVSGATAMSPQSMAVTTPMVHLSTSGLSGLPLAAGLAPAANTPWAPAGPSIAAAQLQSVAMGGALRPDALSGLNGAFAGQLSAMVTEAQRVFGEGAVRVTSAFRSIERQQELWAEALQKYGSAAEARKWVAPPGSSNHNFGLAADLKYGSPAVQQWFHQQAPRFGMGFPMGWEPWHIEAADAKGARGQQALPVAQLERLATSAEMATGQLGTFGARAETTGQGLAAMGSTFAQALQMFGASKGPGGMLAATLLGGLFKGIGIPGFSSGGWTGAGAPSNVAGLVHAEEYVFDAAATRRIGVSNLEAIRRGTMRGYQTGGYVVGGRPAVPEGQRAAMAQAAVQAPAEQRHLFEINVAGTGDAQIAAGVRAAISQAFDEYDRNVFAGRVRMVVKDDWVN